From one Brachypodium distachyon strain Bd21 chromosome 4, Brachypodium_distachyon_v3.0, whole genome shotgun sequence genomic stretch:
- the LOC100842798 gene encoding serine/threonine-protein kinase 16 isoform X2 gives MGCSMSGLNALYDAATGGGDVWINERRFRVLRQIGEGGFAFVYLVKEHEASSDAARGRHPSHVSEDGTYAMKKVLIQSKEQLDLVKEEIRVSSLFNHPNLLPLLDHAIIAVKGDWSHEAYLLFPVYLDGTLFDNSKAMWSRKEFYSVFHILQIFRQICEGVKHMHSFDPPYAHNDVKPGNVLITHRKGQAPLATLMDFGSSRPARNKIRSRSEALRLQEWAAEHCSAPFRAPELWDCPSHADIDERTDIWSLGCTLYAIMYGVSPFEYALGESGGSLQLAIMNVQLKWPLVPSPYPDSLHKFLTWMLHPQPAMRPRINDILLHVDKLVERYSP, from the exons ATGGGCTGCTCCATGTCGGGGCTGAACGCCCTCTACGAcgcggcgaccggcggcggcgacgtgtGGATCAACGAGCGCCGCTTCCGCGTCCTCCGCCAGATCGGCGAGGGCGGCTTCGCCTTCGTCTACCTCGTCAAGGAGCACGAAGCCTCCTCCGACGCAGCGCGCGGCAGGCACCCCTCCCACGTCTCAG AGGATGGGACGTATGCTATGAAGAAGGTGTTGATTCAGAGCAAGGAGCAACTGGATCTGGTGAAGGAGGAGATCCGTGTTTCGTCGTTGTTCAACCATCCCAATCTGCTACCGCTTCTTGATCATGCCATAATAGCAGTTAAG GGTGATTGGAGCCACGAAGCCTACTTACTCTTCCCGGTCTATTTGGATGGTACTTTGTTCGACAATTCAAAAGCCATGTGGTCTAGGAAGGAATTCTATTCAGTATTCCATATTTTGCAAATATTCCGGCAG ATCTGtgaaggagtgaagcacatgCACAGTTTTGATCCACCATATGCCCATAATGATGTCAAGCCTGGCAATGTTCTTATAACTCATCGAAAAGGACAAGCGCCTCTTGCAACTTTGATGGATTTTGGAAGTTCACGGCCTGCAAGAAATAAAATACGTTCTCGTTCTGAAGCATTACGGTTGCAG GAATGGGCTGCTGAACATTGCTCTGCGCCTTTTCGTGCACCTGAATTGTGGGACTGCCCAAGTCATGCCGATATCGATGAGAGGACAGATATCTGGTCTCTAGGATGCACTCTTTATGCCATCAT GTATGGTGTTTCTCCCTTTGAATATGCTCTTGGTGAATCTGGAGGAAGCTTGCAATTGGCCATTATGAACGTGCAATTGAAGTGGCCGTTGGTACCAAGCCCTTACCCTGATTCGCTTCACAAGTTCCTTACATGGATGCTTCACCCACAACCTGCAATGCGCCCTCGCATCAATGACATACTTCTCCATGTTGACAAGCTTGTGGAAAGATACTCACCTTGA
- the LOC100842798 gene encoding serine/threonine-protein kinase 16 isoform X1, with protein sequence MGCSMSGLNALYDAATGGGDVWINERRFRVLRQIGEGGFAFVYLVKEHEASSDAARGRHPSHVSEDGTYAMKKVLIQSKEQLDLVKEEIRVSSLFNHPNLLPLLDHAIIAVKTEQGDWSHEAYLLFPVYLDGTLFDNSKAMWSRKEFYSVFHILQIFRQICEGVKHMHSFDPPYAHNDVKPGNVLITHRKGQAPLATLMDFGSSRPARNKIRSRSEALRLQEWAAEHCSAPFRAPELWDCPSHADIDERTDIWSLGCTLYAIMYGVSPFEYALGESGGSLQLAIMNVQLKWPLVPSPYPDSLHKFLTWMLHPQPAMRPRINDILLHVDKLVERYSP encoded by the exons ATGGGCTGCTCCATGTCGGGGCTGAACGCCCTCTACGAcgcggcgaccggcggcggcgacgtgtGGATCAACGAGCGCCGCTTCCGCGTCCTCCGCCAGATCGGCGAGGGCGGCTTCGCCTTCGTCTACCTCGTCAAGGAGCACGAAGCCTCCTCCGACGCAGCGCGCGGCAGGCACCCCTCCCACGTCTCAG AGGATGGGACGTATGCTATGAAGAAGGTGTTGATTCAGAGCAAGGAGCAACTGGATCTGGTGAAGGAGGAGATCCGTGTTTCGTCGTTGTTCAACCATCCCAATCTGCTACCGCTTCTTGATCATGCCATAATAGCAGTTAAG ACTGAACAGGGTGATTGGAGCCACGAAGCCTACTTACTCTTCCCGGTCTATTTGGATGGTACTTTGTTCGACAATTCAAAAGCCATGTGGTCTAGGAAGGAATTCTATTCAGTATTCCATATTTTGCAAATATTCCGGCAG ATCTGtgaaggagtgaagcacatgCACAGTTTTGATCCACCATATGCCCATAATGATGTCAAGCCTGGCAATGTTCTTATAACTCATCGAAAAGGACAAGCGCCTCTTGCAACTTTGATGGATTTTGGAAGTTCACGGCCTGCAAGAAATAAAATACGTTCTCGTTCTGAAGCATTACGGTTGCAG GAATGGGCTGCTGAACATTGCTCTGCGCCTTTTCGTGCACCTGAATTGTGGGACTGCCCAAGTCATGCCGATATCGATGAGAGGACAGATATCTGGTCTCTAGGATGCACTCTTTATGCCATCAT GTATGGTGTTTCTCCCTTTGAATATGCTCTTGGTGAATCTGGAGGAAGCTTGCAATTGGCCATTATGAACGTGCAATTGAAGTGGCCGTTGGTACCAAGCCCTTACCCTGATTCGCTTCACAAGTTCCTTACATGGATGCTTCACCCACAACCTGCAATGCGCCCTCGCATCAATGACATACTTCTCCATGTTGACAAGCTTGTGGAAAGATACTCACCTTGA
- the LOC100843303 gene encoding uncharacterized protein LOC100843303 produces the protein MGSSNKISLKLLVDTKSKKVLFAEAGKEFVDFVFSLLTLPIGAVAKLISAGAMHGSIGRLYQSVDDIGGCYLLPGKDKSDLMQPKVLHPETRELLLLQGKAGAGSCSPEDPSPLGKFKMYTCAGSCATATMEPKTACPQCKQAMASEITFVLPSAAPKAASSSSSDDSGGFVKGLVTYMVTDGLEVTPMSAISSITLINKFSVNKDVELAEKFVSIGMDEGLGLLRAALRSDTVLSDVFLAKKK, from the coding sequence ATGGGTTCTTCCAACAAGATCTCCCTGAAGCTGCTGGTGGACACCAAGTCGAAGAAGGTGCTGTTCGCGGAGGCCGGCAAGGAGTTCGTGGACTTCGTGTTCAGCCTGCTGACGCTCCCCATCGGCGCCGTGGCGAAGCTCATCTCCGCCGGTGCCATGCACGGGAGCATCGGCAGGCTGTACCAGAGCGTCGACGACATCGGCGGCTGCTACCTGCTCCCGGGCAAGGACAAGTCGGACCTGATGCAGCCCAAGGTGCTGCACCCGGAGACccgcgagctgctgctgctgcagggcaAGGCCGGGGCCGGCAGCTGCTCGCCTGAGGACCCGTCGCCGCTGGGCAAGTTCAAGATGTACACCTGCGCCGGGTCCTGCGCTACGGCCACCATGGAGCCCAAGACCGCGTGCCCGCAGTGCAAGCAGGCCATGGCGTCCGAGATTACCTTCGTGCTGCCGTCCGCCGCGCCCAAGGCCgcgtcgtcttcttcgtcggACGACAGCGGCGGGTTCGTGAAGGGGCTCGTGACGTACATGGTGACGGACGGGCTGGAGGTGACCCCCATGTCGGCCATCTCCAGCATCACGCTCATCAACAAGTTCAGCGTCAACAAGGACGTGGAGCTCGCCGAGAAGTTCGTCAGCATCGGCATGGACGAAGGGCTGGGGCTCCTCAGGGCGGCGCTGCGATCCGACACCGTGCTCTCCGACGTCTTCCTCGCCAAGAAGAAGTGA
- the LOC100843604 gene encoding putative F-box protein At2g02030, with protein sequence MSSTTGVLMGAKKARVEEEDARPLCTDALTEVFHRLPARTLVSCRMVCKSWMSVLSDMHFVYEHLRRSQQKLLLFANDRANDRSLAMVLADASGSMYQLSRPLLASRSLFVHNSCNGLLCLGDSTGAVELLNPTTGESVVLPTPMCTAGSSQFSSCNWHCLGFCQSTKEHKIVHFYPGPHIDSFKVRCEIYTFGGNLWRQIGSLHGAPTDRGIHVNGVVYYLTRFRYINSSRINCLNLETEKFNVMMLPPRKSYGGQCSLAELEERLCLLVVDGVPEALPRTMDILMLDNDDKQNWTHRYHISLPWLVSSCYFTPKHTLFHDGKIWVQLLARNLYCYDPSSTSEELETACPESDFPFSTHKFVESIIPLRHYFINHTQ encoded by the coding sequence ATGTCCTCAACTACCGGGGTTTTGATGGGGGCGAAGAAAGCaagggtggaggaggaggatgctcgGCCGCTCTGTACTGATGCGCTTACGGAGGTCTTCCACAGGCTGCCTGCTCGCACTCTTGTTTCCTGCAGGATGGTTTGCAAGTCCTGGATGTCCGTGTTGTCCGATATGCACTTTGTTTACGAGCACCTGAGACGGAGCCAGCAGAAGCTGCTGCTCTTTGCAAATGATAGAGCGAATGATAGGTCTCTTGCCATGGTGCTCGCAGACGCCTCAGGGTCCATGTATCAGCTGTCTAGGCCATTATTGGCTTCTCGGAGCCTCTTCGTGCACAACTCTTGCAATGGCCTGCTCTGCCTAGGTGACAGTACAGGAGCAGTGGAGTTGCTCAACCCAACAACTGGTGAATCTGTTGTCTTGCCAACGCCAATGTGCACTGCAGGAAGCAGTCAGTTCTCATCCTGCAATTGGCACTGCTTGGGGTTTTGCCAATCAACTAAGGAACACAAAATTGTACATTTCTATCCAGGCCCTCATATTGATTCTTTCAAGGTGCGATGCGAGATATACACATTCGGAGGTAATTTGTGGAGACAGATCGGGAGTCTCCATGGGGCACCGACAGATAGAGGGATTCATGTGAATGGAGTGGTGTACTATCTGACAAGGTTCCGCTATATTAATTCATCTCGCATCAATTGTTTGAACCTAGAGACTGAAAAGTTCAATGTCATGATGCTTCCTCCACGCAAGTCCTATGGAGGGCAATGTTCTTTGGCTGAGCTGGAGGAAAGGCTATGCTTGTTGGTTGTGGATGGTGTGCCTGAAGCTCTACCTCGTACAATGGACATATTGATGCTCGATAACGATGACAAGCAGAACTGGACTCACAGGTACCACATATCCTTGCCTTGGTTGGTGAGTTCATGTTACTTCACTCCAAAGCACACACTCTTCCATGATGGGAAAATTTGGGTACAGCTGTTGGCTCGTAACCTCTATTGTTATGATCCAAGTTCAACCTCTGAAGAACTGGAGACTGCCTGTCCAGAGTCAGATTTTCCCTTCAGCACGCATAAGTTTGTTGAAAGCATAATTCCTCTGCGCCATTACTTCATCAATCATACACAGTGA